In Halobacteriovorax sp. HLS, the following are encoded in one genomic region:
- a CDS encoding TIM barrel protein has protein sequence MQANKLLFGTAGVPNSTQKKNNPIEGVKQIHALGLDCMQLEFAHGVRMKEEVSSALRKVSYELGVPLTSHGPYYINLNAREQDKIDSSIERIIQTAKISDLCGAESMTFHAAFYMKDSPFDVFDLVEKSMNVIEERLSRLDIQIELRPELTGKTSQFGSLDELISLTKNVSSCAPCMDFSHLYARTGLYNTEPEFKEVLERIKEEIGETALSNMHIHISGISSNSKGDLKHLNLEKSDFNWKDLLKSLKDFNCGGYIICNSPNLEEDALMLKNYYASLS, from the coding sequence CTAATAGTACACAAAAGAAAAATAATCCTATTGAAGGTGTAAAGCAGATTCATGCTCTTGGCCTAGACTGTATGCAACTAGAATTTGCTCATGGTGTAAGAATGAAGGAAGAAGTTTCTTCAGCACTTAGAAAAGTTTCTTACGAACTAGGTGTTCCATTAACTTCTCATGGTCCTTACTACATTAATTTAAATGCTAGAGAACAAGACAAGATTGATTCATCTATTGAAAGAATTATTCAAACTGCAAAAATCTCTGATCTTTGTGGTGCTGAATCAATGACTTTTCACGCTGCTTTTTACATGAAAGATTCGCCTTTTGACGTTTTTGACCTTGTTGAAAAGAGTATGAATGTTATTGAAGAAAGACTTAGTAGACTAGATATTCAAATTGAACTTAGACCAGAACTTACAGGTAAAACAAGTCAATTTGGATCTCTTGATGAGCTAATCTCATTAACTAAGAATGTTTCTTCATGTGCTCCTTGTATGGACTTTTCTCACCTATATGCGAGAACAGGACTCTACAATACAGAACCTGAATTTAAAGAAGTCTTAGAAAGAATTAAAGAAGAGATTGGTGAAACAGCACTATCTAATATGCATATTCATATTTCAGGAATAAGTTCTAACTCTAAAGGTGACTTAAAACACCTTAACCTAGAGAAGTCTGACTTTAACTGGAAAGATCTTTTAAAAAGTCTGAAAGATTTTAACTGCGGTGGATACATTATCTGCAACAGCCCAAATCTTGAAGAAGATGCACTGATGCTAAAGAATTATTACGCGTCTTTATCGTAG